GCTCGACCAGCCACACCAGCCCCATGCCGCCCTCGCCGATCGGCCGCACCAGCCGCCATGCGCCCAGCACCTCGCCCGCGACGGTGGCGGCGGGCGGCGCAGCCTGTGCCGCGGCGAACGCCTCGAGCCGCGCCCGCGAGGGCTCGAGGAAGTCGCCGGTCTGCTGGTGGTGCTGGAGCAGCGAGCGCACTTCGGCTTCGAGCGCCGGATCGCCGGCGCATTCGCGAGAGAGAAACGCGTCGCGCGCTTCGGGCGCTTCGGCGAGCGCGCGCGAGAAGATGTCGGTCACGCGCGTCCAGCGATCGCTCACGCCTCGCCTCCGCGCAGCTCGCGATGCAGCCAGGCGCGCGCCACCGCCCAGTCGCGCTTGACGGTCGCGGGCGAGGTGCCGAGCACCTCGGCGGTCTCTTCGATCGACAGCCCACCGTAGAAGCGCATCTCGACCACGCGCGCCTGGCGCGGCTCCAGCTGCGCGAGATCCTCGAGCGCGGTGTCGAGGTCGTCGGCCGCGAGGTCACGCGAGTCGGCGATGTCGCCGCTGTCGAGCGCCACCGGCGCCTGCCCGCCGCCGCGCTTCTGCGCGCGATGCCGGCGCGCGTAGTCGGCCAGCACGCGACGCATGGCCTGCGCCACCAGTCCCATGAAGTGCGCGCGATTCTGCCAGGTGACCTGGCGCTGGCTCATCAGCCGGATGAACGCTTCGTGGGCGAGCGCGGTGGCCTGCAGCGTGTGGCCGGGGC
The DNA window shown above is from Candidatus Sulfotelmatobacter sp. and carries:
- a CDS encoding sigma-70 family RNA polymerase sigma factor — encoded protein: MNAPDITDTFFRWRNGDPAALQALVPLLYNEVHALAESYLRRERPGHTLQATALAHEAFIRLMSQRQVTWQNRAHFMGLVAQAMRRVLADYARRHRAQKRGGGQAPVALDSGDIADSRDLAADDLDTALEDLAQLEPRQARVVEMRFYGGLSIEETAEVLGTSPATVKRDWAVARAWLHRELRGGEA